In Polaromonas sp. JS666, one genomic interval encodes:
- a CDS encoding IS3 family transposase (programmed frameshift), producing the protein MESGIKRKQGDYTLAFKLSVVEQVEKGDLTYKQAQHRYGIQGRSTVLVWLRKHGRQAWGGAASSRPTMPISPKSPRSASDVPLTPEQKIKALEVQLREAREKAQLFEAVLDVLKKDYGVRVKKAFGQVLAQKLLPQLSVAKACRHWGVSRQAYYQQLQHDRHRCERADTVIELVRSVRLRQPRIGTRKLHHMLSQPLGQAQASLGRDALFDVLRQARLLVAPSRAYHKTTNSCHRFHRHPNLLKAGPRQVRPSAGEQVWVADITYLPTDQGFVYLSLVTDAWSRKIVGHHVHDSLRTEQVSQALKTALKGRQTRQALVHHSDRGIQYCSSEYQAIHARHGIVCSMTDGYDCYQNALAERVNGILKMEFLLQRPADLDQARKMVQQSVHIYNQERPHLSLQLKTPGEVHRASLAGLHGSAICVS; encoded by the exons ATGGAATCAGGCATTAAACGCAAGCAGGGCGATTACACGCTGGCTTTTAAGCTGTCGGTGGTCGAGCAGGTAGAAAAAGGCGATCTCACGTACAAACAGGCCCAGCACCGCTACGGTATCCAGGGCCGCTCGACGGTGCTGGTGTGGCTGCGCAAGCACGGACGCCAGGCGTGGGGAGGTGCGGCATCATCAAGGCCGACCATGCCGATATCCCCCAAATCACCCCGATCCGCATCAGACGTGCCGCTCACGCCCGAGCAGAAGATCAAAGCGCTCGAAGTGCAGCTTCGCGAGGCGCGCGAGAAGGCCCAACTGTTCGAAGCCGTGCTCGATGTCCTGAAGAAGGACTACGGCGTGCGTGTC AAAAAAGCCTTTGGGCAAGTCCTCGCGCAAAAGCTCCTCCCGCAGTTGAGCGTCGCGAAGGCTTGCCGCCACTGGGGCGTCAGCCGCCAGGCCTACTACCAGCAGTTGCAGCATGACCGGCACCGCTGTGAGCGTGCGGACACCGTGATCGAGCTCGTGCGCTCGGTGCGGCTGCGCCAGCCGAGGATAGGCACGCGCAAGCTGCACCACATGCTCAGCCAGCCCCTGGGACAGGCGCAGGCCAGCCTGGGGCGCGATGCGCTGTTTGACGTGCTGCGCCAGGCCCGCCTGCTGGTGGCGCCCAGCAGGGCGTATCACAAGACGACCAACAGCTGCCACCGGTTTCACCGGCACCCGAACCTGCTCAAGGCGGGGCCCCGGCAAGTGCGCCCGAGCGCTGGCGAGCAGGTCTGGGTGGCCGACATCACCTACCTGCCGACCGACCAGGGGTTCGTCTACCTCAGCCTGGTCACGGATGCCTGGTCACGCAAGATCGTCGGGCACCACGTGCATGACAGCCTGCGCACAGAGCAGGTCAGCCAGGCCTTGAAGACGGCGCTCAAGGGCCGGCAGACCAGGCAGGCGCTGGTGCATCACTCGGACCGCGGCATCCAGTACTGCTCGAGCGAGTATCAGGCGATTCACGCGCGCCACGGCATTGTGTGTTCGATGACCGATGGCTACGACTGCTACCAGAATGCGCTGGCCGAGCGCGTCAACGGGATTCTGAAGATGGAGTTCCTGCTTCAAAGACCGGCCGACCTCGATCAGGCCAGAAAAATGGTTCAGCAATCCGTGCATATCTACAACCAGGAAAGACCACACCTATCCCTACAATTGAAAACGCCCGGTGAGGTTCACCGGGCGTCTCTGGCTGGCCTTCACGGCTCAGCTATTTGTGTTTCATAG
- a CDS encoding IclR family transcriptional regulator domain-containing protein: protein MANPASTRIADLKPGDGYVQSFARGLQVIRSFSASAPRQTLTEVAQRSELSRAGARRILLTLESLGYVRSEGKLFSLTPRILDLGFAYLSSMPIWNLAEPVMETLVAQVKESCSAAVLDGTDIVYVLRVSTHKIMSISLGIGSRLPAYCTSMGRMLLSALPETELMECLERSERTARTKYTAVDVKEIAARIAQVRKQGWSLVNQELEEGLVSMAAPITNRAGQMVAALNISGQANRTSAKVMQETMLPQLLAAAQAISRMLSVQRS, encoded by the coding sequence ATGGCAAATCCCGCCTCCACACGCATCGCAGACCTTAAACCCGGCGACGGGTATGTGCAATCCTTTGCACGCGGGTTACAGGTCATCCGCTCCTTCAGTGCCAGCGCACCGCGCCAGACACTGACCGAAGTGGCGCAACGCAGCGAGCTGAGCCGCGCCGGTGCGCGCCGCATCCTGCTGACGCTGGAGTCGCTGGGCTATGTGCGCAGTGAAGGCAAGCTGTTCAGCCTGACACCACGCATTCTCGATTTGGGGTTTGCCTACCTCTCGTCCATGCCAATCTGGAACCTAGCCGAGCCGGTCATGGAAACGCTGGTCGCGCAGGTCAAGGAGTCCTGCTCGGCAGCGGTGCTGGACGGCACGGACATTGTGTATGTGCTGCGCGTGTCCACCCACAAGATCATGAGCATCAGCCTGGGCATCGGCTCCCGGCTACCCGCCTACTGCACCTCGATGGGCCGCATGCTGCTGTCTGCCTTGCCAGAAACCGAGTTGATGGAGTGCCTGGAACGCTCGGAGCGGACGGCCCGGACCAAGTACACCGCGGTCGATGTGAAGGAGATCGCGGCCCGGATTGCGCAGGTTCGCAAACAGGGCTGGTCGCTGGTGAATCAGGAACTCGAAGAAGGACTGGTGTCGATGGCCGCGCCCATCACCAACCGGGCCGGCCAGATGGTGGCGGCGCTGAACATCAGTGGCCAGGCCAACCGTACCAGTGCCAAGGTGATGCAGGAAACCATGCTGCCGCAACTGCTCGCGGCTGCACAAGCGATATCGCGCATGCTGAGTGTTCAGCGCAGCTGA
- a CDS encoding 3-oxoacid CoA-transferase subunit B, which yields MTYQKRTKDQLAARVAQDIYEGATVNLGIGMPTLVANHIPSSREVLLHSENGILGMGPAPAEGQEDYDLINAGKQPVTLLKGGSFFHHADSFAMMRGGHLDICVLGAFQVSATGDLANWHTGEKDAIPAVGGAMDLALGAKQTWVMMDLLTKKGESKVVAQCSYPLTAIACVKRIYSELATLACTPQGLKLIDKVEGLTHGELEKLVGLPIAV from the coding sequence ATGACCTACCAGAAACGCACCAAAGACCAGCTTGCCGCCCGTGTTGCGCAAGACATCTACGAAGGCGCCACCGTGAACCTCGGCATCGGCATGCCGACGCTGGTGGCCAACCATATTCCATCCAGCCGCGAGGTGCTGCTGCACAGCGAAAACGGCATTCTTGGCATGGGCCCTGCGCCCGCCGAGGGCCAGGAGGACTATGACCTCATCAACGCCGGAAAACAGCCGGTGACGCTGCTCAAGGGCGGTTCCTTCTTTCACCACGCCGACAGCTTTGCCATGATGCGCGGCGGCCACCTTGACATTTGTGTGCTCGGCGCCTTCCAGGTGTCGGCAACGGGTGACCTGGCCAATTGGCACACCGGGGAAAAGGATGCGATCCCCGCCGTGGGCGGCGCGATGGACCTGGCCCTGGGCGCCAAGCAGACCTGGGTGATGATGGACCTGCTGACCAAAAAGGGTGAGAGCAAGGTGGTGGCGCAATGCAGCTATCCGCTCACCGCCATTGCCTGCGTCAAGCGCATTTATTCGGAACTCGCCACGCTGGCGTGTACGCCGCAGGGTCTCAAGCTCATCGACAAGGTCGAGGGCCTGACGCATGGCGAACTGGAAAAACTCGTCGGCTTGCCGATAGCCGTTTAA
- a CDS encoding 3-oxoacid CoA-transferase subunit A → MINKIARSIADALADVKDGSTILIGGFGTAGIPNELIDGLIAQGAKDLTVVNNNAGNGETGLAALLKAGRVRKIICSFPRQADSHVFDGLYRSGKLELELVPQGNLAERIRAAGAGIGAFFSPTGYGTELAKNSDGSAKETRELNGKQYVLEMPIYGDVALIKAEQGDRWGNLTYRMAARNFGPVMATAAAKTVATVHEIVELGALNPEHIVTPGIFVQQIVKIDRVATQAGGFKNVA, encoded by the coding sequence ATGATCAACAAGATTGCCCGCTCCATCGCCGATGCGCTGGCGGACGTGAAAGACGGCTCAACCATTCTGATCGGGGGTTTTGGCACCGCCGGCATTCCCAATGAGCTCATCGACGGCCTGATTGCGCAGGGCGCCAAAGACCTGACCGTGGTCAACAACAACGCGGGCAACGGCGAGACCGGGCTGGCGGCCCTGCTGAAGGCCGGGCGGGTGCGCAAAATCATCTGCAGCTTTCCGCGCCAGGCCGACAGCCATGTGTTCGACGGGCTGTATCGCAGCGGCAAGCTGGAGCTGGAACTGGTGCCGCAGGGCAACCTGGCCGAGCGGATTCGCGCTGCGGGAGCGGGCATAGGCGCATTTTTCTCGCCCACGGGCTACGGCACCGAGCTGGCCAAAAATTCGGATGGCTCGGCCAAGGAAACACGCGAACTCAACGGCAAGCAGTACGTGCTGGAGATGCCGATTTACGGCGATGTGGCCTTGATCAAGGCCGAACAGGGCGATCGCTGGGGCAACCTGACGTACCGCATGGCGGCGCGCAATTTTGGCCCGGTGATGGCCACGGCCGCTGCAAAAACCGTGGCAACGGTGCACGAGATTGTCGAGCTCGGCGCGCTCAATCCGGAGCACATCGTGACGCCCGGCATCTTCGTGCAGCAGATCGTGAAGATAGACCGCGTGGCGACCCAGGCCGGCGGCTTCAAAAACGTGGCCTGA
- a CDS encoding vWA domain-containing protein, which translates to MLIDFFYTLRSAKLPVSVKEYLMLLEALEAGVVGPNSGQDEAGGGDQGAWKIDDFYYLSRTVLVKDEKHYDKFDRAFAAYFKGVEMIADFTKDIPLEWLRKNLELELSPEDKAKIEKMGWDELMETLKKRFEEQKERHEGGSKWIGTGGTSPFGANGYNPQGIRIGQEKSRNKSAVKVWDQRAYKDYDDTQELGTRNIKVALRRLRKFARQGNVEELDLDDTIRSTASNAGWLDIKMVPERHNNVKVLLLMDVGGTMDEHIHRVEEMFSAVKAEFKHLEFYYFHNCVYDFMWKNNRRRFSEKFATWDIIRKYNKDYKLIFVGDATMSPYEILQPGGSVEYNNEESGAEWMQRLTNAFPKFAWINPEPQGVWQYRQSISVIQQLVNQRMYPLTIKGLEEAMRLLSK; encoded by the coding sequence ATGCTGATTGACTTCTTCTACACCCTGCGATCCGCCAAATTGCCGGTCTCCGTCAAGGAATACCTGATGCTGCTGGAAGCGCTGGAGGCCGGGGTCGTCGGTCCGAACAGCGGGCAAGACGAAGCCGGTGGCGGTGATCAGGGCGCCTGGAAGATCGACGACTTCTACTACCTCAGCCGCACGGTACTGGTGAAAGACGAAAAGCACTACGACAAGTTCGACCGCGCCTTCGCCGCCTACTTCAAGGGCGTGGAGATGATTGCCGATTTCACCAAGGACATTCCGCTGGAATGGCTGCGGAAAAACCTGGAACTCGAACTCAGTCCGGAGGACAAGGCAAAGATCGAAAAGATGGGCTGGGACGAGCTCATGGAAACGCTGAAAAAGCGTTTTGAAGAGCAAAAGGAACGCCACGAAGGCGGCAGCAAGTGGATTGGCACCGGTGGCACCTCGCCCTTTGGCGCGAACGGCTACAACCCGCAGGGCATCCGCATCGGCCAGGAAAAAAGCCGCAATAAAAGCGCGGTCAAAGTCTGGGACCAGCGCGCCTACAAGGACTACGACGACACCCAGGAGCTGGGCACGCGCAACATCAAGGTGGCGCTGCGCCGCCTGCGCAAGTTTGCCCGCCAGGGCAATGTGGAAGAGCTGGACCTGGACGACACGATACGCTCCACGGCATCCAACGCCGGCTGGCTGGACATCAAGATGGTGCCCGAGCGCCATAACAATGTGAAGGTGCTGCTGCTGATGGACGTGGGCGGCACCATGGACGAACACATCCACCGCGTCGAGGAAATGTTCTCGGCGGTCAAGGCAGAATTCAAGCACCTGGAGTTCTACTACTTCCACAACTGCGTCTACGACTTCATGTGGAAGAACAACCGCCGCCGCTTCAGCGAGAAATTCGCGACCTGGGACATCATCCGCAAATACAACAAGGACTACAAGCTGATCTTTGTCGGCGACGCCACCATGAGCCCTTACGAAATATTGCAGCCAGGCGGCAGCGTCGAATACAACAACGAGGAAAGCGGCGCCGAATGGATGCAGCGACTGACCAATGCCTTCCCGAAGTTCGCCTGGATCAATCCCGAGCCGCAGGGCGTGTGGCAATACCGCCAGAGCATCAGCGTGATCCAGCAGCTCGTCAACCAGCGCATGTACCCCCTGACCATCAAGGGACTTGAAGAAGCGATGCGCCTGCTTTCCAAGTAG
- a CDS encoding c-type cytochrome, whose product MNKLLTTIFAVAVSCVTVSSLAQEVKGDAKAGETKNAMCIGCHGIKGYQASFPEIYKVPMISGQGGKYIVAALNAYKKGERKHPTMRSIAESLNDQDIADLAAYYSTHGAAAGAELPAKPAKEPSADVQALLNKANCASCHGANFSKPVDPAYPKIAGQHSDYLFVALKAYKTDNNPKVGRGNAIMAGMAKQYTNAELKLLANYLASVDGELKVIPQSKFR is encoded by the coding sequence ATGAATAAGCTGTTGACCACGATATTCGCTGTAGCTGTCTCCTGTGTGACGGTCTCAAGCCTGGCCCAGGAAGTTAAGGGCGATGCCAAAGCCGGCGAAACCAAGAACGCCATGTGCATTGGCTGTCACGGCATCAAGGGCTACCAGGCCTCGTTCCCCGAGATTTACAAGGTGCCGATGATTTCCGGCCAGGGGGGCAAATACATCGTGGCCGCGCTCAATGCCTACAAAAAAGGTGAGCGCAAGCATCCGACCATGCGCAGCATTGCCGAGTCGCTGAACGACCAGGACATCGCCGACCTGGCTGCTTATTACAGTACGCATGGTGCGGCAGCAGGTGCCGAGCTTCCTGCCAAGCCAGCCAAAGAACCCAGCGCTGATGTGCAGGCCCTGCTGAACAAGGCCAATTGCGCTTCATGCCACGGCGCCAATTTCAGCAAACCGGTCGATCCGGCCTATCCCAAGATTGCCGGCCAGCACAGTGATTACCTGTTCGTGGCGCTCAAGGCCTACAAGACCGACAACAACCCCAAGGTGGGTCGCGGCAACGCCATCATGGCGGGCATGGCCAAGCAGTACACCAATGCCGAGCTGAAGCTGCTGGCGAACTACCTGGCTTCGGTGGACGGTGAACTCAAGGTGATTCCCCAGAGCAAGTTCCGCTGA
- a CDS encoding AAA family ATPase yields MKFQGSQNYVATQDLMLAVNASAALKKPLLVKGEPGTGKTMLAEEVAQALGLPLLQWHIKSTTKAQQGLYEYDAVSRLRDSQLSTVDGGEKVKDIHNYIVKGVLWQAFTADQPVALLIDEIDKADIEFPNDLLREIDRMEFYVYETRELIRAKHRPLVFITSNNEKELPDAFLRRCFFHYIKFPDADTMKKIVDVHFPDLKKELLAAAMKTFYDVRNLPGLKKKPSTSELLDWLKLLLAEDIPLEALQSKDDKVAVPPLVGALLKNEQDVTLFEKLVFMQRNNR; encoded by the coding sequence ATGAAATTCCAAGGTTCACAGAACTACGTCGCCACCCAGGACCTGATGCTGGCCGTCAATGCCTCCGCCGCCCTGAAAAAGCCCTTGCTGGTCAAGGGCGAGCCCGGCACGGGCAAGACCATGCTGGCCGAGGAAGTGGCCCAGGCATTGGGCCTGCCCCTGCTGCAATGGCACATCAAGTCGACCACCAAGGCACAGCAGGGCCTCTATGAATATGACGCCGTGTCGCGCCTGCGCGATTCGCAGCTGAGCACCGTCGACGGCGGCGAGAAGGTCAAGGACATCCACAACTACATCGTCAAGGGCGTGCTGTGGCAGGCCTTCACAGCCGACCAGCCGGTGGCGCTGCTGATCGACGAGATCGACAAGGCCGACATCGAGTTCCCCAACGACCTGCTGCGCGAGATCGACCGCATGGAGTTCTATGTGTACGAGACGCGCGAGCTGATCCGGGCCAAGCACCGGCCGCTGGTGTTCATCACCTCCAACAATGAGAAGGAACTGCCCGACGCCTTCCTGCGCCGCTGCTTTTTCCACTACATCAAGTTCCCCGACGCCGACACGATGAAAAAAATCGTCGACGTGCATTTCCCCGACCTCAAGAAGGAACTGCTGGCCGCCGCCATGAAAACCTTTTATGACGTGCGCAACCTGCCCGGCCTCAAAAAGAAGCCTTCTACCAGTGAGCTGCTCGACTGGCTCAAACTGCTGCTGGCCGAAGACATCCCGCTCGAAGCCCTGCAAAGCAAGGACGACAAGGTGGCCGTGCCGCCGCTGGTGGGTGCGCTGCTCAAGAACGAGCAGGACGTGACCCTGTTCGAGAAACTGGTTTTCATGCAGCGCAACAATCGCTGA
- a CDS encoding autotransporter assembly complex protein TamA: protein MTHPRTRCARTATPAGLTTASLALVIAFLAIFSPPAARAQSGAPLPAADPAATAVTTPPSGTAQTAPPPAPPPEKVTPGPTPQGAVGPTSAAQEVTAFDIAVRAPPAVRELLEKHIELQRYRAVTDLDEAELNRLVVLAERNVRNLVGTLGYFSPEIRITREGGVNQRPTIVVAVDPGEATLTGAVAIDFAGDIADSPDPDAIAQRAEISRDWRLPTGQRFTQDAWDGAKTQALRQLVARRYPAGKLAYSLADVDAPARTAGLSVKLDSGPLYRLSPMQVSGVERYDPVLVPRLARLNAGAIYNQSQLVEAQQRLASSGYFDSAYIFVDPESDPLAAPVQVQVREAKLQKVTLGVGITTDSGPRASVEHTHHRVPGIGWRAVTKLQAEKKNPFAQTEWTAIPNEDNWRWVALGRVERLDDNELITQAQRLRFGRTQSGDRIDRNMYLQYDRARVHGAGQLGNTAADTGDGSALTANYVWTGRYFDSVPFPSRGYGLGFELGGGTTLGQDRQPFTRAVGRWLGIKSLERGRIAMRAEAGAVLAKDAARIPGTQLFRTGGDATVRGYGYRDIGIRLDNGIIGPGRYLAVGSVEWQRPIVRSGVTTEWEHTLFIDAGAVADKPQDLRPSVGVGTGVRWRSPIGPLQMDLAYGVKVKHVRLHVSVGFIF from the coding sequence GTGACCCACCCCAGGACCCGCTGCGCGCGGACGGCCACACCGGCAGGACTGACCACTGCGAGCCTCGCCCTTGTCATCGCCTTCCTCGCGATTTTTTCCCCGCCCGCAGCCAGGGCGCAATCGGGTGCGCCCCTGCCTGCTGCCGACCCGGCCGCCACTGCCGTGACAACGCCACCGTCCGGCACGGCACAGACCGCACCGCCACCCGCGCCACCTCCGGAAAAAGTAACACCGGGCCCCACACCCCAGGGCGCGGTAGGACCGACCAGCGCAGCGCAGGAAGTGACAGCCTTTGACATTGCCGTGCGGGCACCTCCCGCCGTGCGTGAACTGCTCGAAAAGCATATCGAGCTGCAGCGCTACCGCGCGGTGACAGACCTCGACGAAGCCGAACTGAACCGCCTGGTCGTGCTCGCCGAACGCAATGTGCGCAACCTCGTGGGAACGCTGGGCTACTTCAGCCCGGAAATCCGCATCACGCGTGAGGGCGGCGTGAACCAGCGCCCCACCATCGTGGTTGCGGTCGATCCTGGTGAAGCCACCCTCACAGGTGCGGTGGCCATCGACTTCGCGGGAGACATTGCCGACTCGCCCGATCCCGACGCGATCGCCCAGCGCGCCGAAATCAGCCGCGACTGGCGGCTGCCCACCGGCCAGCGCTTCACGCAGGACGCCTGGGACGGCGCCAAGACGCAGGCACTGCGGCAGCTGGTCGCGCGCCGCTACCCCGCCGGCAAACTCGCCTACAGCCTGGCCGATGTGGATGCGCCGGCCCGAACCGCCGGCCTGTCGGTCAAGCTCGACTCCGGCCCGCTGTACCGCCTGAGTCCCATGCAGGTCAGCGGCGTGGAGCGCTATGACCCCGTACTGGTGCCGCGGCTGGCCCGCCTGAACGCCGGTGCCATCTACAACCAGAGCCAGCTGGTGGAGGCGCAGCAGCGGCTGGCCTCCAGCGGTTATTTTGATTCGGCCTATATCTTTGTCGACCCCGAGAGCGACCCGCTCGCGGCGCCGGTACAGGTGCAGGTGCGCGAGGCCAAACTGCAAAAGGTCACGCTGGGCGTCGGCATCACGACGGACAGCGGACCGCGCGCTTCCGTGGAGCACACCCATCACCGCGTTCCCGGCATTGGCTGGCGTGCCGTGACCAAGCTGCAGGCCGAAAAGAAAAATCCCTTTGCCCAAACCGAGTGGACGGCCATACCCAATGAGGACAACTGGCGCTGGGTCGCGCTGGGACGTGTGGAACGCCTCGACGACAACGAACTGATCACGCAGGCCCAACGGCTGCGTTTTGGCCGGACGCAATCCGGCGACCGCATAGACCGCAACATGTACCTGCAATACGACCGGGCCCGCGTGCATGGTGCCGGCCAGCTCGGCAATACCGCCGCGGACACGGGCGATGGCTCGGCGCTCACCGCCAACTACGTATGGACCGGCCGCTACTTTGACAGCGTGCCCTTCCCCAGCCGGGGCTATGGGCTGGGGTTCGAGCTGGGCGGGGGCACCACGCTGGGCCAGGACCGCCAGCCCTTCACCCGCGCCGTCGGCCGCTGGCTGGGCATCAAGTCACTGGAGCGCGGGCGCATTGCCATGCGCGCGGAGGCCGGCGCCGTGCTGGCCAAAGACGCGGCACGCATCCCGGGCACGCAGCTGTTTCGCACCGGCGGTGATGCCACCGTGCGCGGCTACGGTTACCGCGACATCGGCATCAGGCTCGACAACGGCATCATCGGCCCCGGCCGTTACCTCGCCGTGGGCAGCGTGGAATGGCAACGCCCGATTGTTCGCAGCGGCGTCACCACCGAGTGGGAACACACGCTGTTCATCGATGCCGGCGCCGTGGCCGACAAGCCCCAGGACCTGCGCCCCTCGGTCGGCGTAGGCACCGGCGTGCGCTGGCGCAGCCCGATCGGCCCCCTGCAGATGGACCTGGCCTACGGCGTCAAGGTCAAGCATGTGCGCCTGCATGTCAGTGTGGGGTTTATCTTCTGA
- a CDS encoding GNAT family N-acetyltransferase, translating into MAFVEPVTLQARGVRLVPLGLEHEAGLRTAASDGELWKLRITSVPEPHETRAYIETALQTGNRLAFAVTDAGTGKVLGSSSFHDIVPAVKRVEIGYTWYAASSQRTHVNTTCKLLMLTHAFETLGCHVVGWRTDNFNFASQRAIERLGARKDGVIRGHALRRDGTIRDTVMYSLRAGEWPEVKAQLLYLLDKPRS; encoded by the coding sequence ATGGCCTTTGTTGAACCCGTGACCCTGCAAGCACGCGGCGTGCGGCTGGTGCCCCTGGGTCTCGAACACGAAGCCGGGCTGCGGACCGCCGCCAGCGATGGCGAGCTCTGGAAGCTGCGCATCACGTCGGTACCTGAGCCGCATGAAACGCGGGCCTATATAGAAACCGCCCTGCAAACCGGCAACCGCCTGGCTTTTGCGGTCACCGACGCCGGCACGGGCAAGGTGCTGGGCAGCTCCAGCTTTCATGACATCGTGCCAGCCGTCAAGCGCGTCGAGATTGGCTACACCTGGTATGCCGCCAGCAGCCAGCGTACCCACGTCAACACCACCTGCAAGCTGCTCATGCTCACCCATGCGTTTGAAACGCTGGGCTGCCATGTGGTGGGCTGGCGTACCGACAATTTCAACTTCGCCAGCCAGCGGGCCATTGAACGCCTGGGCGCGCGCAAGGACGGCGTGATTCGCGGCCACGCGTTGCGGCGCGACGGCACCATACGCGACACCGTGATGTACAGCCTGCGCGCTGGCGAATGGCCCGAGGTCAAGGCGCAGCTGCTGTACCTGCTCGATAAACCACGCTCTTAA
- a CDS encoding DUF1841 family protein — protein MFTPSQADVRRFFCSVYAKARAGQALEAIEIIASQWMEEHPEYHADFADADAALEKMYDVEAGHTNPFLHLSMHLSISEQCSIDQPRGIRQAVELLTARRNSLHDAHHEAMDCLGQMVWESQRAGRPPDGDAYIACVQRRATRD, from the coding sequence ATGTTCACGCCCTCGCAAGCCGACGTCCGGCGATTTTTCTGTTCGGTTTATGCCAAAGCCCGTGCGGGGCAGGCACTTGAAGCTATAGAAATCATAGCAAGCCAGTGGATGGAGGAACACCCCGAATACCACGCCGATTTTGCCGACGCCGATGCCGCGCTGGAAAAAATGTATGACGTCGAGGCTGGCCACACCAACCCCTTCCTGCACCTCTCGATGCACCTGTCGATCAGCGAGCAGTGCTCGATTGACCAGCCGCGCGGCATCCGCCAGGCGGTGGAGCTGTTGACCGCGCGGCGCAACTCACTGCATGACGCGCACCACGAGGCCATGGACTGCCTGGGACAGATGGTGTGGGAAAGCCAGCGCGCAGGCCGGCCACCGGATGGCGATGCCTACATCGCATGCGTTCAGCGCCGCGCTACAAGGGATTAG